A window from Pararge aegeria chromosome 6, ilParAegt1.1, whole genome shotgun sequence encodes these proteins:
- the LOC120624502 gene encoding 39S ribosomal protein L21, mitochondrial — MIRAGLQRLASVFNSQGGIISRFITQNAPAQHRPAEETTKDVISTCNKLIQEKSHRNFAIVHLLGKQWRVTDGDLLVVEGYWPPNIGDKITLDKVLLAASKDFSLIGRPLVQPGLVTVTATIISKGLSHTKTHFKKKRRKQFMRINFQRSQQTMLRINSVDIKNSINSAPKNVF; from the exons ATGATCAGAGCGGGACTTCAACGTCTTGCCAGTGTGTTCAATAGTCAAG GTGGAATTATCTCTCGATTTATTACACAAAATGCTCCAGCCCAGCACAGACCTGCTGAGGAAACAACTAAAGATGTAATATCAACTTGTAACAAATTAATTCAAGAAAAATCCCATCGCAATTTTGCTATAGTACACTTACTTGGTAAACAATGGCGTGTTACGGACGGCGATTTACTGGTTGTAGAAGGGTACTGGCCACCCAATATTGGGGATAAAATTACATTGGACAAAGTTTTATTAGCTGCGTCTAAAGATTTTTCTCTAATTGGCCGACCACTGGTCCAGCCTGGATTGGTAACGGTGACTGCAACAATTATATCCAAAGGCCTATCTCACACCAAAACACATTTCAAAAAGAAGAGGAGGAAGCAGTTCATGAGAATAAACTTTCAAAGATCCCAACAAACTATGCTGCGAATAAACTCTGTAGATATAAAGAATAGTATTAATTCAGCTCCGAAGAATGTATTTTAG